From a region of the Pukyongiella litopenaei genome:
- a CDS encoding Lrp/AsnC family transcriptional regulator → MKKDVDRIDRLILRALQQDASLSQRELAEKVGLSQNACWRRLKALTANGLLLGSTARIDRRALGLDLVVFVMLRTRHHSADWLRDFRRHVLTIPEVVDFHRIGGDYDYQLKVVTQDMASYDRVYQRLIAGVELDSVTSYFTMEAIAEGRPLPL, encoded by the coding sequence ATGAAGAAAGATGTAGATCGAATTGATCGCCTGATCCTGCGAGCGTTGCAGCAGGATGCGTCGCTGTCGCAGCGGGAGCTGGCCGAGAAGGTGGGGCTGAGCCAGAATGCCTGCTGGCGGCGGCTCAAGGCGCTGACCGCGAACGGGCTGCTGCTGGGATCGACGGCGCGGATCGACCGCCGTGCGCTTGGGCTCGACCTCGTGGTGTTCGTGATGCTGCGCACGCGGCACCATTCGGCCGACTGGCTGCGCGATTTCCGCCGTCATGTGCTGACCATTCCCGAGGTGGTGGATTTCCATCGGATCGGCGGCGACTACGATTACCAGCTCAAGGTGGTGACGCAGGACATGGCCAGCTATGACCGGGTCTATCAGCGGCTGATCGCGGGGGTCGAACTCGACAGCGTGACCTCGTATTTCACGATGGAGGCAATAGCCGAGGGCCGGCCGCTTCCGCTCTGA
- a CDS encoding aminotransferase class V-fold PLP-dependent enzyme — protein sequence MTYDPFSAFRDMLCQQARADRLRDGLIGEGVMIPGLNGDIPLVYADYVASGRAMRQVEDFVAEQVLPYYANSHTEASYCGAQMTRLRRAARAEIARATGAGAQDAVIFAGSGATAGLNRLVSLFGVNEATDPVVFIGPYEHHSNILPWRESRARIVEIGEAPEGGPDLDMLARELRANAGSDLLIGAFSAASNVTGIVTDTDAVTRLLKAHGALAVWDYAGGGPYLPIDIGHGTDAPKDAIVVSPHKFPGGPGASGILIVNRCAVRRSCPSWPGGGTVSFVSPWRHDYVDDLSAREEAGTPNVVGDIRAALAFLVKEAVGAETIARREARFNAMALEGWRDNPHLTLLGADHPHRLPIFSFLVRDGDGNPVHQQLFTRMLSDVYGIQARGGCACAGPYAHRLLGIDRTESEALHADLAAGQEMRKPGWVRLNFSYLMDENTVRFIIDSVNDLSRSSGLYVPRYAVDPATARFRAA from the coding sequence ATGACCTACGATCCCTTTTCTGCCTTTCGTGACATGCTTTGCCAGCAGGCCCGCGCCGACAGGTTGCGCGACGGGCTGATCGGCGAAGGCGTGATGATCCCCGGCCTGAACGGCGACATCCCGCTGGTCTATGCCGATTATGTCGCATCGGGCCGGGCGATGCGTCAGGTTGAGGATTTCGTGGCCGAACAGGTGCTGCCCTATTACGCCAACAGCCATACCGAGGCCTCCTATTGCGGTGCGCAGATGACCCGGCTGCGGCGCGCGGCGCGGGCCGAGATTGCCCGCGCGACCGGTGCGGGCGCACAGGACGCGGTGATCTTTGCCGGATCGGGCGCAACCGCGGGGCTGAACCGGCTGGTCAGCCTCTTTGGCGTGAACGAGGCCACCGACCCGGTCGTGTTCATCGGCCCCTACGAACATCATTCGAACATCCTGCCCTGGCGCGAAAGCCGGGCCCGGATCGTCGAGATCGGCGAAGCGCCCGAAGGCGGCCCCGACCTCGACATGCTGGCCCGCGAACTGCGCGCCAATGCCGGCTCGGACCTGTTGATCGGCGCCTTTTCCGCCGCCTCGAACGTCACCGGCATCGTCACCGACACCGACGCCGTGACCCGGCTGCTGAAGGCCCATGGCGCGCTCGCGGTCTGGGACTATGCCGGCGGCGGCCCCTACCTGCCGATCGATATCGGCCATGGCACCGATGCGCCCAAGGATGCGATCGTGGTGTCGCCGCACAAGTTTCCCGGCGGGCCCGGAGCCTCGGGCATCCTGATCGTCAACCGGTGCGCCGTCCGCCGCAGCTGCCCGTCCTGGCCGGGCGGCGGCACCGTGTCCTTCGTGTCGCCCTGGCGGCATGATTATGTGGACGATCTGTCCGCGCGGGAAGAGGCCGGCACCCCGAATGTCGTCGGCGACATCCGCGCCGCGCTCGCCTTTCTGGTCAAGGAGGCCGTGGGGGCGGAGACCATCGCGCGGCGCGAGGCGCGGTTCAACGCGATGGCGCTGGAGGGCTGGCGCGACAATCCGCACCTGACGCTGCTGGGGGCGGACCATCCGCACCGGTTGCCGATCTTTTCCTTTCTCGTGCGCGACGGTGACGGCAACCCGGTGCACCAGCAGCTGTTCACCCGCATGCTCAGCGATGTCTACGGCATCCAGGCGCGTGGCGGCTGTGCCTGTGCCGGACCCTACGCGCACCGCCTGCTGGGGATCGACCGCACGGAATCCGAGGCGCTGCATGCCGACCTGGCCGCCGGTCAGGAAATGCGCAAGCCCGGCTGGGTGCGGCTGAACTTCAGCTATCTGATGGACGAGAACACGGTGCGGTTCATCATCGACAGCGTGAACGACCTGAGCCGGTCCAGCGGCCTCTATGTGCCGCGCTACGCCGTGGACCCGGCCACCGCGCGTTTTCGGGCGGCCTGA